A genome region from Pseudomonadota bacterium includes the following:
- a CDS encoding UbiA family prenyltransferase has translation ALALVLGYSYTKRFTWACHLILGVAVAFAPGGAWIAVGGPLDQSAAPWLLVLGVATWIAGFDILYALQDRDFDIGARLHSIPRRFGIRGGLLLSALLHVVTVASLVAVGVILERGSVYMLGVALIALLLVAEHAMVKPGDLSKLNRAFFDMNGYVSLAFFVCVGLDHYL, from the coding sequence TCGCCCTGGCTCTGGTGCTCGGCTACTCGTACACGAAACGGTTCACCTGGGCTTGCCACTTGATCCTGGGCGTTGCCGTTGCGTTCGCGCCTGGCGGCGCCTGGATCGCCGTTGGGGGCCCCCTCGACCAAAGCGCGGCACCCTGGCTGCTCGTGCTGGGAGTAGCCACGTGGATCGCCGGCTTCGACATCCTGTATGCGCTCCAGGACAGGGATTTCGACATCGGCGCGAGGCTTCATTCCATTCCGCGCCGCTTTGGCATCCGAGGCGGACTGCTGCTGAGCGCGCTGCTGCATGTAGTCACGGTTGCGTCGCTCGTAGCAGTGGGTGTGATCTTGGAGCGCGGAAGCGTCTACATGCTCGGTGTCGCCCTCATCGCACTGCTGCTGGTCGCCGAGCACGCCATGGTCAAACCGGGCGATCTATCGAAGCTCAACCGGGCCTTTTTCGATATGAACGGCTACGTCAGCCTGGCCTTTTTCGTGTGCGTCGGGCTGGACCACTACCTGTGA